In Deltaproteobacteria bacterium, the genomic window CTAATGCCTCTATACTCACATTCATTGCACAGAACCTCCCACCATTTGAACCATCGTCTTCAACATCGGTTTTCCTCTCTGACAGAGGAATGAACAACAGATTAATCGGCCTACATCGACCCTTTTCTCACACATCGGTGCGCTTGTTTCGGACAAACCTAATACTTTGCTTTCATGAGCTCTGGCAGCCACATGGCAATCTTCGGGAACAGCATTACCAGAGCCAAACACAACATCTGTATACCAACAAAGGGAACTATGGAACGGTAGATATCTGTCATGGATATTTCTTTCGGCACAACTCCCTTTAAGACAAAAAGATTGAATCCAAATGGCGGGGTCAGATATCCCATTTCCATGTTTACAACAAAAAGGATCCCGAACCACACCGGGTCAAACCCCAGTTTAACGATAATAGGGACAAAGAGAGGCCCCAACAGGGTCACGATGGCTGCAGCATTTAAGAACATACCTAAAATCAAAAAGATCACCTGCATGATGATA contains:
- a CDS encoding TRAP transporter large permease subunit is translated as IIMQVIFLILGMFLNAAAIVTLLGPLFVPIIVKLGFDPVWFGILFVVNMEMGYLTPPFGFNLFVLKGVVPKEISMTDIYRSIVPFVGIQMLCLALVMLFPKIAMWLPELMKAKY